A window of Juglans regia cultivar Chandler chromosome 7, Walnut 2.0, whole genome shotgun sequence contains these coding sequences:
- the LOC108991286 gene encoding phospholipase D alpha 4, producing the protein MESKQIILHGTLEATIFHATPYTPLSPFNCIFPSGKATFVTIEIDDKKVAQTIHERDRVWNETFRILCAHPYDSTITITMKTSCSILGKINIQAHQILKETSFINGFFPLIMENGKTNPELKLRFMLWFKPAEFEPSWRKILGQGEFKGLRNATFPQRSNCHVTLYQDAHHLSTFHPPSFPRGPPRRLWEDVYKAIEGAKYLIYIAGWSFNPKMVLVRDSQTDIPHAKGVKLGELLKKKADEGVAVRIMIWDDETSLPVIRNVGLMRTHDEDAFAYFVHTKVVCRLCPRLHPKSAPLFSHHQKIITVDTRSKINPGHREIMSFVGGLDLCDGRYDTEQHSLFHTLNTESHSDDFYQTSIAGACLNKGGPREPWHDAHACITGEAAWDVLTNFEQRWSKQCDPSLLVPTIALSNLNRQSNSSISSERNWKVQVFRSIDRLSVTQMLKNLTVEQSIHEAYVEAIRRAERFIYIENQYFIGGCHLWEKDKHSGCRNLIPIEIALKVVNKIKAKERFAVYIVIPMWPEGVPESDVVQDILHWTRETMSMMYKLIGEAIQESGEPGHPRDYLNFFCLANREDVGDEGDEFDPPHSPHPATQYWNAQKHRRFMVYVHSKLMIVDDLYILIGSANINQRSMDGQRDTEIAIGCHQSKQSELDKMNRGDIHAYRMSLWFEHTGRAEESFREPQSLECVGKMRSIGDKMWNIYSGEEVLDMEGVHLVTYPVKVTQAGSVEDLETDINGVHFPDTKTPVKGRRSMLLPPVFTT; encoded by the exons ATGGAGAGCAAGCAAATAATCCTCCATGGAACACTCGAAGCTACCATCTTCCATGCGACACCTTACACACCTCTATCTCCTTTCAAT TGTATATTCCCAAGTGGAAAGGCTACCTTTGTAACCATAGAGATAGACGACAAGAAGGTAGCGCAGACCATCCATGAACGTGACCGTGTTTGGAACGAGACCTTTCGGATTCTCTGTGCTCATCCATACGATTCAACTATTACCATTACAATGAAAACATCATGCTCCATCTTGGGAAAGATCAACATCCAGGCCCATCAGATTCTAAAGGAAACAAGCTTCATTAACGGGTTCTTTCCTCTCATCATGGAAAATGGAAAAACGAATCCGGAACTGAAACTACGATTCATGTTATGGTTTAAACCGGCAGAATTCGAACCAAGCTGGAGAAAGATACTTGGTCAAGGAGAATTTAAGGGGCTGAGGAATGCGACGTTTCCGCAACGATCCAACTGTCATGTCACGCTTTATCAAGACGCTCATCATCTCTCTACTTTCCATCCTCCTTCCTTTCCTCGCGGGCCTCCAAGAAGATTATGGGAGGATGTATATAAAGCCATTGAGGGTGCAAAATACTTGATTTACATTGCAGGCTGGTCTTTCAATCCTAAGATGGTGCTG GTCCGAGATTCTCAAACAGATATTCCACATGCAAAAGGAGTAAAGCTTGGTGAATTGTTGAAGAAGAAAGCAGACGAAGGTGTAGCAGTAAGGATTATGATTTGGGATGATGAAACATCGCTACCAGTTATCAGGAATGTAGGACTAATGAGAACACACGATGAAGATGCCTTTGCCTACTTCGTACACACCAAAGTGGTATGCAGATTGTGCCCAAGATTACACCCCAAGTCTGCCCCACTGTTCTCTCACCATCAGAAGATCATAACCGTAGACACTCGCTCAAAGATTAATCCAGGCCATAGAGAAATTATGAGTTTCGTTGGGGGATTAGATCTCTGTGATGGTCGCTACGATACAGAACAGCACTCCTTGTTTCACACGCTCAACACAGAATCGCATTCTGATGATTTTTATCAGACAAGTATTGCAGGAGCTTGCTTAAACAAAGGGGGGCCAAGGGAGCCATGGCATGATGCTCATGCTTGTATTACCGGAGAAGCTGCTTGGGATGTATTAACCAATTTCGAGCAACGATGGTCTAAGCAATGTGATCCTTCTTTACTAGTCCCCACAATTGCTTTATCAAATCTCAATCGTCAGAGTAATTCAAGCATTTCATCTGAAAGGAATTGGAAAGTTCAAGTATTTCGATCAATTGACCGTTTGTCAGTTACCCAAATGTTAAAGAACTTAACGGTAGAGCAAAGCATCCATGAAGCTTATGTAGAAGCAATAAGGCGTGCCGagaggtttatatatattgagaacCAATATTTCATTGGAGGGTGCCATTTGTGGGAGAAAGACAAACATAGTGGCTGCAGAAATTTGATCCCAATTGAGATTGCACTCAAGGTTGTcaataaaatcaaagcaaaggAGAGATTTGCAGTTTATATAGTAATACCAATGTGGCCAGAAGGAGTGCCTGAGAGTGATGTAGTTCAAGATATACTGCATTGGACTAGAGAAACAATGTCAATGATGTACAAGTTGATAGGAGAAGCAATACAAGAAAGTGGTGAGCCAGGGCACCCGAGAGACTACTTGAATTTCTTCTGCCTTGCAAATAGGGAAGATGTGGGTGATGAAGGAGATGAGTTTGATCCTCCACATTCTCCTCACCCGGCAACACAATATTGGAATGCTCAAAAGCATAGGAGATTCATGGTTTACGTACACTCGAAGCTCATGATAG TGGACGACCTATACATTTTGATAGGATCTGCAAATATAAACCAGCGCTCCATGGACGGGCAACGCGACACTGAAATTGCAATAGGATGCCATCAATCAAAACAAAGCGAATTGGACAAAATGAATCGTGGCGATATTCATGCATATCGTATGTCACTGTGGTTCGAGCATACTGGACGTGCTGAGGAATCGTTCCGAGAGCCTCAAAGTTTAGAATGCGTGGGGAAGATGCGCTCTATAGGAGATAAAATGTGGAACATTTACAGTGGTGAAGAAGTGTTAGACATGGAAGGTGTGCACCTGGTAACTTACCCTGTGAAAGTAACACAAGCTGGTTCAGTGGAGGATCTGGAAACTGACATTAATGGGGTTCATTTTCCAGACACAAAAACTCCAGTGAAGGGAAGGAGATCGATGTTGCTACCACCAGTTTTTACTACATAG